From a single Theropithecus gelada isolate Dixy chromosome 10, Tgel_1.0, whole genome shotgun sequence genomic region:
- the DERL3 gene encoding derlin-3 isoform X3 — MAWQGLAAEFLQVPAVTRAYTAACVLTTAAVLELLSPFQLYFNPHLVFRKFQVWRLVTNFLFFGPLGFSFFFNILFVFRYCRMLEEGSFRGRTADFVFMFLFGGVLMTLLGFLGSLFFLGQALMAMLVYVWSRRSPRVRVNFFGLFTFQAPFLPWALMGFSLLLGNSILVDLLGIAVGHIYYFLEDVFPNQPGGKRLLLTPGFLKLLLDAPAEDPNYLPLPEEQPGPHLPPPQQ; from the exons ATGGCGTGGCAGGGACTAGCGGCCGAGTTCCTGCAGGTGCCGGCGGTGACGCGGGCTTACACCGCAGCCTGTGTCCTCACCACTGCGGCGGTG CTGGAGCTCCTCAGCCCGTTTCAACTCTACTTCAACCCGCACCTTGTGTTCCGGAAGTTCCAG GTCTGGAGACTCGTCACCAACTTCCTCTTTTTCGGGCCCCTgggattcagcttcttcttcAACATACTCTTCGT GTTCCGCTATTGCCGCATGCTGGAAGAGGGCTCCTTCCGCGGCCGCACGGCCGACTTCGTCTTCATGTTTCTCTTCGGGGGCGTCCTTATGACC CTGCTGGGATTCCTGGGCAGCCTGttcttcctgggccaggccctcaTGGCCATGTTGGTGTACGTGTGGAGCCGCCGCAGCCCTCGGGTGAGGGTCAACTTCTTCGGCCTGTTCACTTTCCAGGCACCGTTCCTGCCTTGGGCACTCATGGGCTTCTCGCTGCTGCTGGGCAACTCCATCCTCGTGGACCTGCTGG GGATTGCCGTGGGCCACATCTACTACTTCCTGGAGGATGTCTTCCCCAACCAGCCTGGAGGCAAGAGGCTCCTGCTGACCCCTGGCTTCCT AAAGCTGCTCCTGGATGCCCCTGCAGAAGACCCCAATTACCTGCCCCTTCCTGAGGAACAGCCAGGACCCCATCTGCCACCCCCGCAGCAGTGA
- the DERL3 gene encoding derlin-3 isoform X1 produces MAWQGLAAEFLQVPAVTRAYTAACVLTTAAVQLELLSPFQLYFNPHLVFRKFQVWRLVTNFLFFGPLGFSFFFNILFVFRYCRMLEEGSFRGRTADFVFMFLFGGVLMTLLGFLGSLFFLGQALMAMLVYVWSRRSPRVRVNFFGLFTFQAPFLPWALMGFSLLLGNSILVDLLGIAVGHIYYFLEDVFPNQPGGKRLLLTPGFLKLLLDAPAEDPNYLPLPEEQPGPHLPPPQQ; encoded by the exons ATGGCGTGGCAGGGACTAGCGGCCGAGTTCCTGCAGGTGCCGGCGGTGACGCGGGCTTACACCGCAGCCTGTGTCCTCACCACTGCGGCGGTG CAGCTGGAGCTCCTCAGCCCGTTTCAACTCTACTTCAACCCGCACCTTGTGTTCCGGAAGTTCCAG GTCTGGAGACTCGTCACCAACTTCCTCTTTTTCGGGCCCCTgggattcagcttcttcttcAACATACTCTTCGT GTTCCGCTATTGCCGCATGCTGGAAGAGGGCTCCTTCCGCGGCCGCACGGCCGACTTCGTCTTCATGTTTCTCTTCGGGGGCGTCCTTATGACC CTGCTGGGATTCCTGGGCAGCCTGttcttcctgggccaggccctcaTGGCCATGTTGGTGTACGTGTGGAGCCGCCGCAGCCCTCGGGTGAGGGTCAACTTCTTCGGCCTGTTCACTTTCCAGGCACCGTTCCTGCCTTGGGCACTCATGGGCTTCTCGCTGCTGCTGGGCAACTCCATCCTCGTGGACCTGCTGG GGATTGCCGTGGGCCACATCTACTACTTCCTGGAGGATGTCTTCCCCAACCAGCCTGGAGGCAAGAGGCTCCTGCTGACCCCTGGCTTCCT AAAGCTGCTCCTGGATGCCCCTGCAGAAGACCCCAATTACCTGCCCCTTCCTGAGGAACAGCCAGGACCCCATCTGCCACCCCCGCAGCAGTGA
- the DERL3 gene encoding derlin-3 isoform X2 has product MAWQGLAAEFLQVPAVTRAYTAACVLTTAAVQLELLSPFQLYFNPHLVFRKFQVWRLVTNFLFFGPLGFSFFFNILFVFRYCRMLEEGSFRGRTADFVFMFLFGGVLMTLLGFLGSLFFLGQALMAMLVYVWSRRSPRVRVNFFGLFTFQAPFLPWALMGFSLLLGNSILVDLLGIAVGHIYYFLEDVFPNQPGGKRLLLTPGFLLATAQQCPHRTGPSAGDFRAARPQLAVA; this is encoded by the exons ATGGCGTGGCAGGGACTAGCGGCCGAGTTCCTGCAGGTGCCGGCGGTGACGCGGGCTTACACCGCAGCCTGTGTCCTCACCACTGCGGCGGTG CAGCTGGAGCTCCTCAGCCCGTTTCAACTCTACTTCAACCCGCACCTTGTGTTCCGGAAGTTCCAG GTCTGGAGACTCGTCACCAACTTCCTCTTTTTCGGGCCCCTgggattcagcttcttcttcAACATACTCTTCGT GTTCCGCTATTGCCGCATGCTGGAAGAGGGCTCCTTCCGCGGCCGCACGGCCGACTTCGTCTTCATGTTTCTCTTCGGGGGCGTCCTTATGACC CTGCTGGGATTCCTGGGCAGCCTGttcttcctgggccaggccctcaTGGCCATGTTGGTGTACGTGTGGAGCCGCCGCAGCCCTCGGGTGAGGGTCAACTTCTTCGGCCTGTTCACTTTCCAGGCACCGTTCCTGCCTTGGGCACTCATGGGCTTCTCGCTGCTGCTGGGCAACTCCATCCTCGTGGACCTGCTGG GGATTGCCGTGGGCCACATCTACTACTTCCTGGAGGATGTCTTCCCCAACCAGCCTGGAGGCAAGAGGCTCCTGCTGACCCCTGGCTTCCT GCTGGCAACAGCCCAGCAGTGCCCACACAGGACTGGGCCCTCCGCAGGGGACTTCAGAGCAGCAAGGCCCCAGCTGGCAGTAGCCTGA
- the DERL3 gene encoding derlin-3 isoform X4, which translates to MAWQGLAAEFLQVPAVTRAYTAACVLTTAAVQLELLSPFQLYFNPHLVFRKFQVWRLVTNFLFFGPLGFSFFFNILFVFRYCRMLEEGSFRGRTADFVFMFLFGGVLMTLLGFLGSLFFLGQALMAMLVYVWSRRSPRVRVNFFGLFTFQAPFLPWALMGFSLLLGNSILVDLLGIAVGHIYYFLEDVFPNQPGGKRLLLTPGFLGLQSSKAPAGSSLTI; encoded by the exons ATGGCGTGGCAGGGACTAGCGGCCGAGTTCCTGCAGGTGCCGGCGGTGACGCGGGCTTACACCGCAGCCTGTGTCCTCACCACTGCGGCGGTG CAGCTGGAGCTCCTCAGCCCGTTTCAACTCTACTTCAACCCGCACCTTGTGTTCCGGAAGTTCCAG GTCTGGAGACTCGTCACCAACTTCCTCTTTTTCGGGCCCCTgggattcagcttcttcttcAACATACTCTTCGT GTTCCGCTATTGCCGCATGCTGGAAGAGGGCTCCTTCCGCGGCCGCACGGCCGACTTCGTCTTCATGTTTCTCTTCGGGGGCGTCCTTATGACC CTGCTGGGATTCCTGGGCAGCCTGttcttcctgggccaggccctcaTGGCCATGTTGGTGTACGTGTGGAGCCGCCGCAGCCCTCGGGTGAGGGTCAACTTCTTCGGCCTGTTCACTTTCCAGGCACCGTTCCTGCCTTGGGCACTCATGGGCTTCTCGCTGCTGCTGGGCAACTCCATCCTCGTGGACCTGCTGG GGATTGCCGTGGGCCACATCTACTACTTCCTGGAGGATGTCTTCCCCAACCAGCCTGGAGGCAAGAGGCTCCTGCTGACCCCTGGCTTCCT GGGACTTCAGAGCAGCAAGGCCCCAGCTGGCAGTAGCCTGACCATCTGA